The genomic region GTATTGGTATTTACTACAGTTCCCCACTCCACTTGAGATTATTCATTTTCTTGCCAGCACAAAAATTACATTTCTCAAGACTGACTACCAAAAATATATTACCAGAGACATAATATTATTAGAAGCCTAATTAGTATTAGAGAAACGTTCACTCTACGGGGTAAACTACAGCCACTGAAACTGCCTTGTGACTtttactttgaaaatatttcttctTTAAGAAACGATGACAATGAAATGTGTGTGAGGTCCGTATGAGTACAGCCCCAGATGTTTACGATGCAATAGTAGTATAGCAGTGCTGCAATATGAGAGCTTTCCGAAGAAAAGAGTACAACAGGACACCACAAAGCAGCACATATGCTATTGACAACGCAGACATGAGCATCATGTTACCAGAGAGAAGGCAGGGCAAAGACAAATAGCAGCAGTGGTGCCTTAAAAGTTAACTTCATGGGCTGCAATCGCTCAAAACCCAACAACATGCAGGGACAGAAATCAAAACCAGAAAAACACTTTTCACGGGATGGGGAGTGGaaggatggggggcggggaagagagaaGTAGATAAATCTTGTGGGGCTTAAAGGGAGGCGGGGAATCAATGTATTGTTTTAAACTAGAGTTCACATCAAACCATTCTAATGACAGGGGATAATTGTTTTCAGACTCAGTAGAaaatactccccctcccccctttacaAATCTTTCTAAGTTGCTTTTCTGCCAGCCCAGGAAACCAATTGTGTTCACTCAAACCATTTGCAAAACAAATTTCTGGAGAGAGATGAGATGTGCAGATAGGAGAAGGATGCAGCGAGCAGAGTCCAAAGAGACACCACCCCACCTCTCCCTGTCACCTTCCCAAGCAAGTGCTCTTGAGAACTAAAAGTTTGGATGGCAGGGTGGAGGGTGGCATGTGAGCAAACGAGATGCACTAGTAGTGGGGTGACTGTCCTGGTTGTGTAGGGCttttcggggggggaggggtgtgataTTGATTAGGCTCCCTCTGGGCGCTCAGTTCTCGGGGGCTGCGGGGAATCAGTACTTACTGTACGGGCAGTTCTCCTTCTTGGTCCCGCTGACCTTGCCGTTCTTCTCAATCTTGAGAAAGTACTTGTTGTAAGAGTAGAGCTTCCTCCAGCGCACATCTCCCTGGAGGTGATTGTAGCTCCGCACGTGCCTCCCCGCACTGGCAGGAGAGGAgaaggatgaagaggaggaggaggatgaagaagacGCGTTGGTGGCCTCCGGGGACCGCATGTCCTGGCAGATGACAGACCCAGAAGACACCAAGAAGAGCAGCAGGAATAGGCAGTAGCACCCGCAGCAAGGCAGGTGGGAAAAGGCTGAGGCACCATTTGTCAGTATCCATTTGCACATTGTACTGAAACGCTGGGCGCTGGAAAATGTCTCATCAGAAGAAACATACTGGAAGGGTAAAACCTGGTAAAAGGCAAGTGGAGAGCTGGTGGCTGCTGCTTCTGGTTAGAGCCCTCTGAGCTCTGATCTGGCCTGAAGTGAGTGCACCAACATCCATAACTCGGGACAAATCGCCTCAGAAGTTGCTGCTTTTTTAATCCTTCGAGTCCTCCCTCACAGAAGAAAGTTGGTGGGGTttttgtgtggtggtggtggtggttaatcCTCTCTCCTTTTattctcaccccccctccccaacctggTCTGAGGCTTCCCCGTGGTTATTTcgttctcttcctccctcctttctttacCATCTTAGATGCAGAAAGGTCTGAAAAATAGATGACAGCAGAGTGAACAAACGATAGCAAAAATAAATAACGACTAGAACCCAAGGGGGTACTGGAAGGGGTTTCTTGCCCCAAGcccaccccctacacacacacacacacacacacacacacacacacacacacacacacacacttgatggcttttgcaccttcttctgatttccccaccccctttccttgGCAAAGCGCAAGCCAGTTGTACAACTCGTCCCTTCTCACTGACAGCCCAGAGGAGGCagtttctttgttttgctttgaaTCCTTCAGAAagtacccaaaaaaaaaaagctccaaagagagagagagagagagagaaatcccaaCTTCTCTCCCCCGTCTGGTTGTAAACAGGTTGGAAGCTGTAGCCTCAGTGTATGTCAGTGATTACAAGCAAGAGGTGGGATGTGCCTCTGGTGGTCaacccttgtttgcagggggtcAAGCAGCGGTGGGACATCTGAAACCCTTTTGCAGCTGGAGTGAGCAAATGCCTGCTGTGGAGGGAGCCTCCGGACGGAACTGCCCTTGCTTCCTCCCCGtctgcagcagaagcagcagtcTTCAGCTCTTTGCTAATTGCTCCTAAAGCGTTCTTCTCCTCCGAGTGCTGGCCACCAGCATGGCTTGGAGACTCATGCTTTACTAATTTCCCTGTCTTCCAGGCTGAACCAATCCACTCTAGGGAAACCCCccttctttcctttcttcctttttttttaatgcttgttttCTAGCgcagggttttattttatttttttggcagtgAAGTGCTTGAGAGAACCACCTGGAGCTTATGCTGTGctgacttcccccaccccccttcctgggttAGAGAAGGGATCGGGGGCGAGACTGGTTAGAAGAAtatagtgcagacaagccctgaaaaGTAAGATTATATGTTGGTCAAGGAGAGTAAAAGGGAAGAGACATAATTagctccctttccttcccctttgCCAGCTTCCATGGAGGTCTCTCCCCCCGCTTTAATGTACCATTGATTTCTCGCTTCCGTTGCTGAAATAAAAAGTTCACACTTTAGCCTGCTCTTCCTTTTAAGCCTCTCAAGATTTATCTCCCCTCACCCTCCTGGTCTCAAATGAAATCGGGGATCTAAATGACCTATAATTTCTAATTACTAACATGAGTCATTGACTGAATCACGCGTCGGACTTCAAAGCAAAATGGGCTTTTATGGGGATTGCAATGTTTTCCCCATAAAATCTGTCTGAATGgttttctgtggggttttttttaaccaacaATTAACAGGCATCCCTGTGTGATGCACTAAGTTTTTATACCTTAATAAGGGACCAGGGAGTGTCCCTGCTCGTGATTAAGGACAGTCGGTACACAAGACATTAAACTGTGCATGAGCATTCACTAATGTAAAACAATCCGTATAAAATGCAAGATAACGAAACACTATTAAGTAAGAGAATAGATTACAGAGGGAAACTGACATTATGTGGAAACAAAATGGGTTATCCTGTGCATAAACATAGAACTTGTCTGAAACAGGCATAGTCAAAGGGAAATAATGCTGATCAATAGAATGCAGTAGAAAAACAGCCTCTGCCATTATATTGTGCATTTGGAATCAATTTTACTTTGAACAGCAGAAAATACATAAAAGACAAATAGGTATAAAATTAGACTGATTCATTAGGCTGGGCTCTTTAGTATATTAACTTCACTGTAAAAAAATAGAAATGATTTTCTCCAATTTTGATGTTTACTCAGTGGCAAAAGAGTCAGCTCTTAAATTTATGTGCTTAGATTCTGCGGGCGACATTTAAACAACCTTAAAAATGGAACCATTTAATGCTGGAATCAATATGTTTTATGGTGTTGTTTATGTTACTTCAGAATATTTATTCTTCATATTTTCACTGTGGTAAAGGCTTCAGAAAATGTTGgggcttaatttgatttagcaTTTATTTTTGTAGTTACTAATcttaaagagaaaagaaaaagaaaaagtttattCTATCAGGAATGGCTGACAACTTTAATGTGGTCACAATGTTAATTTCAATGTTCTAGCTCATAGTTTTATACCTGGGTTACCCACAATGTCTGAAATATACGGTATAGGGTTTCTGCGGGATTTGTGTTTCAGCCAAAAGTTCAGCTGattcaaaaaatttaaaatgacaaGTAACTAAAAATACATGTCTTTTAAATTGTACATTTGATGACACCATCATATTATAGCCCTTTGGGCTAACAAATGTCACAAAATGCAGCAATTTTTTTAGAGCTTCTCTGCACTGGGAAGAGAAAATATCACTGGAAGCTAAAAAGGCTTtacttaaaatattatttaaagccTCACAGCTGAATTTTCTGCTCAGGTGAGAAATTCTGCTTAGACCTATTTATAACTTCTGCTTGGTTGCatgaatcaaaaataaaaattgcaaCTTTAGAAGTTTCATATTAAATCTGGTTCTGGCAGGTGCAATACTTAGTGCAGTACTTAAAACCACTACAACAGATAGAGTCCTTTTCTATGCTGTGTGATGACAGGGAGGGCATTTACAAAACAGAGCCCAAATGAAAAGCTGACATAGCTTTTTAGATTATATCTCATTCCTTTTTCTACTTTCTGTATAGCCTTTCTTTTATAGCACAGTTGAATCCCTAAATACCCCACTACTTTGTATTGTTAGGTCACCTCTTAGGTTAGCCTGAGAAAGCCTGAGAAAAGTTCCACAGGAAAGATGCACTATTTAACGGAATTCAATCTGTCCCAATAGATTTGAATCACTAACATAAATGTATGAATGTAGATTATATCTCTGTAATGAGGCCTGAATCATTCTCAGTTACTTCAAAGGACTGAAATTCAACCTTCCTTTTTAGCAGCAACAATCAGACCTTAATGGGTTCCTTTATTAATTGTTTCACTGCTAAGTTTGAAAAGGAACTAACTTCAGTACAGGTCCTACACTAGAAGTGGTACCTACTACCTCTAAAACTGTTTCTTTTTTGCCTCCAAGCTCTTTACGATTTTCACATAGCTTATTTAGTGGCATTCTGATAAACATTCAGTAACATTGACTCATCCACATTGAAACACAGCAACCCCCTTTTTCAAAAATGTATGCAATGAGTAGAAAACATTTTTCAGAGTGTTGTTTCGGCAGATCAACTTTCCTAAGAAtgttgggggaaatgaagtaaacACAGGAATTTTAATTGGAAATATTCATAACAGTCTACTAGCTTCCGATGGTTGTATCACATTTTTTTTTGATCAGTAGAGATCTTTTTCTACAGTAAGAACTGCAAGTGTTCCTGCAGTTTGACAAAATTTCATTCTTGAATTCCTGAAGTATCTCACAGGTGGACACACTAGGCTCTGCCTACTTTTGATTTCCCTCAAACTATCATCTTTACTTGGTGTTGTATGTAACTTCTATGTCTTtaagtttgcagtgttgttgccgccatcttggtcccaggatatgagacaaggtgggtgaggtaatatctgtcaTTGGctcaacttctgttagtgaaagagacaagctttcaagctccacagagctcttcttcgggtaaCCATGAAAGGTTGTTTTAGGTAATAAACTTGTCTGAGAAAGAGCTCTGTGgatcttgaaagcttgtctctttcaccaacagaagttgagccaataacagatattacctcacccatcttgtctctcttaaATCTTTAGATGTTATTTTAGTCAGCTCACTCTGAAATACCACCAGCCTCCTGTGCAGACTTTGGACTGCTGGATAGTAATCATGACCATTTGCTTCTGACAGTGTAATTAGAGATGTGTATTCACCTTATTggatccaatcctgctcccattctaGTCCATAGGAATTTTGCCAGCTACTGCAATAAGAGCAGATTTGGGCAAGTGATGTCATTTGTAGTGAGAGTGCTGCCAGAAATGATGCAAAGAATGCTATATGACAGTGATAATGCAAACAATGCAGTCTCTAGGCAAATGCAGGCTGCAGAGTT from Chrysemys picta bellii isolate R12L10 chromosome 6, ASM1138683v2, whole genome shotgun sequence harbors:
- the FGF10 gene encoding fibroblast growth factor 10 — its product is MCKWILTNGASAFSHLPCCGCYCLFLLLFLVSSGSVICQDMRSPEATNASSSSSSSSSSFSSPASAGRHVRSYNHLQGDVRWRKLYSYNKYFLKIEKNGKVSGTKKENCPYSILEITSVEIGVVAVKSINSNYYLAMNKKGKVYGSKEFNSDCKLKERIEENGYNTYASLNWKHNGRQMFVALNGRGATKRGQKTRRKNTSAHFLPMLFSQGLIE